One part of the Sphingobium yanoikuyae genome encodes these proteins:
- a CDS encoding DUF1345 domain-containing protein — translation MAKTQKRSTLFPWRYGMFLMLLLSIAPLALWLPWHEAVMGGFDLAAIAFCLAAVPLIDSDPAQMRREAVLNDANRQLMLLLTGVVCIVILVAVGVAASAPGHPDAESVVLLLATLVIAWLFSNLVYAMHYAHAFYLADDKGKDAGGLDFPDTDEPVYWDFLYFGFTLGMTFQTSDVSITATGMRRTVTLHCLAAFVFNLGILAFTINVLGG, via the coding sequence ATGGCCAAGACGCAGAAGCGATCCACCCTCTTTCCCTGGCGCTATGGCATGTTCCTCATGCTGCTGTTGTCGATCGCGCCGCTGGCCCTTTGGCTGCCCTGGCATGAGGCGGTGATGGGCGGGTTCGACCTGGCCGCCATCGCCTTCTGCCTCGCCGCCGTGCCGCTGATCGATTCCGATCCGGCACAGATGCGGCGCGAGGCCGTGCTCAACGACGCCAACCGGCAACTGATGCTGCTGCTGACCGGGGTGGTGTGCATCGTCATCCTGGTCGCGGTCGGCGTCGCCGCCAGCGCGCCGGGCCATCCCGATGCGGAAAGCGTCGTGCTGCTGCTGGCGACGCTCGTCATCGCCTGGCTCTTTTCCAACCTCGTCTATGCGATGCACTATGCCCATGCCTTCTACCTCGCCGATGACAAGGGCAAGGATGCGGGCGGCCTGGATTTCCCGGACACGGACGAGCCGGTCTATTGGGACTTCCTCTATTTCGGCTTCACCCTCGGCATGACCTTCCAGACCTCCGACGTGTCGATCACCGCGACCGGCATGCGCCGCACGGTGACGCTCCACTGCCTCGCCGCCTTCGTCTTCAACCTCGGCATCCTCGCCTTCACCATCAACGTGCTGGGCGGCTGA
- a CDS encoding methyltransferase family protein translates to MSKSADPCPKSAVSHGVGIAGLVGLGLWTLVARHYGMNGPNAGLAAVVACGIPMVLWSLLVDKVHRNPSTGVDWNAPARSVRSMLDISLVKIAGLWATWLAIAVCYCIGRWYWTGSYRFAMDLLMAAAPWLLLLSIPYVIWLDRRLVEPRDACFAFGQWVIGGAAGKADMAQVANHARAWAVKGFFTAFMISIVPGNFASVIDWRLDDLLHNPVALTGFLIGIMFMIDVCMATVGYLLTMKPLDSHIRTANPYLGGWLAALLCYPPFVMMGAGGPFDYHGGGAEWDVWTHGMPALQWGLGALLVLLTAIYAWATVAFGIRFSNLTHRGILTHGPYRWTRHPAYLTKNLFWWFSSLPFLTTTGSLTDMVRNCALLGVTNAVYYWRARTEEQHLSADPAYQAYSDWMARNAPVPRFFAWVVGRKPDAPRETQPAE, encoded by the coding sequence ATGAGCAAGAGCGCCGATCCCTGCCCCAAATCCGCCGTCAGCCATGGTGTCGGCATTGCCGGCCTTGTCGGCCTTGGCCTCTGGACCCTGGTGGCGCGCCATTATGGCATGAACGGTCCCAATGCCGGTCTGGCTGCCGTAGTCGCCTGCGGCATACCGATGGTGCTGTGGTCGCTGCTGGTGGACAAGGTGCATCGCAACCCCAGCACCGGCGTCGACTGGAACGCGCCGGCCCGCTCGGTCCGCAGCATGCTCGACATCAGCCTGGTGAAGATCGCAGGCCTGTGGGCCACATGGCTGGCCATTGCCGTCTGCTACTGCATCGGTCGCTGGTATTGGACCGGCAGCTATCGTTTCGCCATGGATCTGCTGATGGCGGCGGCGCCCTGGCTGCTGTTGCTGTCCATCCCCTATGTCATCTGGCTCGACCGCCGGCTGGTCGAACCGCGCGATGCCTGTTTCGCCTTCGGTCAGTGGGTCATCGGTGGCGCGGCCGGCAAGGCGGACATGGCACAGGTCGCCAACCATGCCCGCGCCTGGGCGGTGAAGGGCTTTTTCACCGCCTTCATGATCAGCATCGTGCCGGGCAATTTCGCCAGCGTCATCGACTGGCGGCTCGACGACCTGCTGCACAATCCGGTCGCGCTGACCGGTTTCCTGATCGGCATCATGTTCATGATCGACGTCTGCATGGCGACGGTCGGCTATCTGCTGACGATGAAACCGCTGGATTCCCATATCCGCACCGCCAATCCCTATCTGGGCGGTTGGCTCGCGGCTTTGCTCTGCTATCCGCCCTTCGTCATGATGGGGGCGGGCGGCCCGTTCGACTATCATGGCGGCGGCGCCGAATGGGATGTCTGGACGCACGGCATGCCGGCGCTGCAATGGGGGCTGGGCGCCTTGCTGGTGCTGCTGACCGCCATCTATGCCTGGGCGACGGTCGCCTTCGGCATCCGCTTCTCCAACCTTACCCATCGCGGCATATTGACCCATGGGCCCTATCGCTGGACCCGCCACCCGGCCTATCTGACCAAGAATCTCTTCTGGTGGTTCTCGTCGCTGCCCTTCCTCACCACCACGGGCAGCCTGACCGACATGGTGCGCAATTGCGCGCTGCTGGGTGTCACCAACGCTGTCTATTATTGGCGGGCCAGGACGGAGGAACAGCATCTGTCCGCCGATCCCGCCTATCAGGCCTATAGCGACTGGATGGCACGCAATGCGCCGGTGCCGCGCTTCTTCGCCTGGGTCGTCGGCCGCAAGCCGGACGCGCCACGGGAAACCCAGCCCGCCGAATGA
- a CDS encoding glutamate--cysteine ligase, which produces MSTRTDSGGHDPVIESRDQLIAAFAKGAKPKDRWRIGTEHEKFVYSTKDHHAPAYEEKGGIHTLLIGLTRYGWSPVFEGENIIALSGADGTISLEPAGQLELSGAPLDNLHQTCAETGRHLEQVKYVGDMLGLGFLGLGMWPDKTRAELPIMPKGRYDIMLRHMPRVGSMGLDMMLRTCTIQTNLDYGSEADMVQKFRVSLALQPLGTALFANSPFTEGKPNGFLSYRSHIWSDTDPQRTGMLPFVFEDGFGYERYADYALDVPMYFVYRDGKYIDAAGLSFRDFLDGKLSVLPGEKPTEKDWEDHLSTAFPEVRLKSFLEMRGSDGGPWNRICALPALWVGLLYDQGALDAAWDLVKDWSMEERQVLRDSVPKLGLDAPVSGGRTLRDIAPQVLDIARSGLAARQRFNAAGDNETGYLSALDEVIATGKTPAERLLDRYHGEWGGDVSRVYAEESF; this is translated from the coding sequence ATGAGCACCAGAACAGACTCGGGCGGACATGATCCCGTCATCGAAAGCCGCGACCAGCTGATCGCGGCCTTTGCCAAGGGCGCCAAGCCCAAGGATCGCTGGCGGATCGGCACCGAACACGAGAAATTCGTCTATTCGACGAAGGACCATCACGCCCCGGCCTATGAGGAAAAGGGCGGCATCCACACGCTGCTGATCGGCCTCACTCGCTATGGCTGGAGCCCGGTGTTCGAGGGCGAGAATATCATCGCTTTGTCCGGCGCCGACGGCACGATCAGCCTGGAGCCGGCTGGCCAGCTGGAACTGAGCGGTGCGCCGCTCGACAATCTGCACCAGACCTGCGCCGAGACCGGCCGCCATCTGGAACAGGTGAAATATGTCGGCGACATGCTGGGGCTGGGCTTCCTGGGCCTTGGCATGTGGCCCGACAAGACCCGCGCCGAGCTGCCGATCATGCCCAAGGGCCGCTACGACATCATGCTGCGGCACATGCCGCGCGTGGGATCGATGGGCCTGGACATGATGCTGCGCACCTGCACCATCCAGACCAACCTCGACTATGGCAGCGAGGCGGACATGGTGCAGAAGTTCCGCGTCTCGCTGGCGCTGCAGCCGCTCGGCACCGCGCTGTTCGCCAATTCGCCCTTCACCGAGGGCAAGCCCAACGGCTTCCTGTCCTATCGCAGCCATATCTGGTCGGACACCGACCCGCAGCGCACCGGCATGCTGCCCTTCGTGTTCGAGGACGGCTTTGGCTATGAGCGCTATGCCGACTATGCGCTCGATGTGCCGATGTATTTCGTCTATCGCGACGGTAAATATATCGATGCGGCGGGCCTGTCCTTCCGCGACTTCCTCGACGGCAAGCTGTCGGTGCTGCCGGGCGAAAAGCCGACCGAGAAGGATTGGGAGGATCACCTCTCCACTGCCTTCCCCGAAGTGCGCCTCAAGAGCTTCCTGGAAATGCGCGGGTCCGATGGCGGGCCGTGGAATCGCATCTGTGCGCTGCCGGCCTTGTGGGTCGGCCTGCTCTATGACCAGGGTGCGCTCGACGCGGCCTGGGATCTGGTCAAGGACTGGAGCATGGAGGAGCGGCAGGTGCTGCGCGATTCCGTGCCGAAGCTGGGCCTGGACGCGCCGGTGTCGGGCGGGCGCACGCTGCGCGACATCGCGCCGCAGGTGCTGGACATCGCTCGCTCAGGGCTGGCCGCGCGCCAGCGGTTCAACGCCGCAGGCGACAATGAGACCGGCTATCTGTCGGCGCTCGATGAAGTGATCGCCACCGGCAAGACCCCGGCCGAACGGCTGCTCGACCGCTATCATGGCGAATGGGGCGGCGATGTCAGCCGCGTCTATGCCGAGGAAAGCTTCTGA
- a CDS encoding 16S rRNA (uracil(1498)-N(3))-methyltransferase translates to MTATPAWPPQSAPRLHVETLLGEGVAVPVDGNGAHYLISVMRVKPDDIVLLFDGKSGEWAARARDIRKRDLVLECVQQTKPPEVVPDFWLCCAPIKKGRIDLIAEKACELGVARLQPVLTRRAVVDKLNLDRLHAHLVEAAEQCGRTALPELTEMVKLDALLKGWSAERHLFFADETGGASLDETLRAHPGPAAFLVGPEGGFDPAERDAIRATPGAVPVSLGPRILRAETAAIAATAAWMTVNGDWG, encoded by the coding sequence ATGACCGCTACCCCCGCCTGGCCGCCGCAGAGCGCCCCGCGCCTGCATGTCGAAACGCTGCTGGGCGAAGGGGTCGCCGTGCCGGTGGACGGCAATGGCGCCCATTACCTCATCAGCGTGATGCGGGTGAAGCCGGACGATATCGTGCTGCTGTTCGACGGCAAGTCGGGCGAATGGGCGGCGCGGGCGCGCGATATTCGCAAGCGCGACCTGGTGCTGGAATGCGTGCAGCAAACCAAGCCGCCGGAGGTGGTTCCCGATTTCTGGCTGTGCTGCGCGCCGATCAAGAAGGGGCGGATCGACCTGATCGCGGAAAAGGCGTGCGAGCTGGGCGTGGCGCGATTGCAGCCGGTGCTGACCCGGCGGGCGGTGGTCGACAAACTCAATCTCGACCGGCTGCACGCCCATCTGGTCGAGGCGGCCGAGCAATGCGGCCGCACCGCCCTGCCCGAACTGACCGAGATGGTGAAGCTCGACGCGCTGCTGAAGGGCTGGTCGGCCGAGCGACATCTGTTCTTCGCCGACGAGACCGGCGGCGCATCGCTGGACGAAACCTTGCGCGCCCATCCCGGCCCGGCGGCCTTCCTGGTCGGGCCGGAGGGCGGATTCGACCCGGCCGAGCGCGACGCGATCCGGGCGACGCCGGGGGCAGTGCCGGTGTCGCTGGGCCCGCGAATCCTGCGCGCGGAGACGGCCGCGATCGCCGCCACGGCGGCCTGGATGACGGTGAATGGCGACTGGGGCTAA
- the ubiA gene encoding 4-hydroxybenzoate octaprenyltransferase, with product MNQSIVPDSEARGLLARLPETPRILASLARLDRPIGWWLLFWPGAWAVALAGGALVRWPLILWLLLGSIAMRGAGCVFNDIVDRDLDARVARTAARPLASGAMSVKTAWAWLLALCLIGLIVLFQFSGYAQVVALGSLALVAAYPFMKRITGWPQVWLGIVFSWAALVGWSEIAGALTLPGLCLYAGCIFWVLGYDTIYALQDREDDALIGIGSSALSMGRHVRGGVTLCYLVALALWASAIWQVRPQLLALVALAPMAAHLLWQVGTLKEDGTDPLVKFRSNRFAGLLMFLACLVVGSAGA from the coding sequence GTGAATCAGTCGATCGTCCCCGACAGCGAAGCGCGCGGCCTGCTCGCGCGCCTGCCGGAAACCCCGCGAATCCTGGCCTCGCTGGCCCGACTCGACCGGCCGATCGGCTGGTGGCTGCTGTTCTGGCCGGGCGCCTGGGCCGTGGCACTGGCGGGCGGTGCCCTTGTCCGCTGGCCGCTGATCCTGTGGCTGCTGCTCGGCAGCATCGCGATGCGCGGCGCGGGCTGCGTCTTCAACGATATCGTCGATCGCGATCTCGACGCGCGGGTCGCGCGCACCGCCGCCCGGCCGCTCGCCAGCGGCGCGATGTCGGTCAAGACCGCCTGGGCCTGGCTGCTCGCGCTCTGCCTGATCGGCCTGATCGTGCTGTTCCAGTTCAGCGGCTATGCCCAGGTCGTGGCGCTCGGCTCACTGGCGCTGGTAGCGGCCTATCCCTTCATGAAGCGGATCACCGGCTGGCCGCAGGTCTGGCTCGGCATCGTCTTTTCCTGGGCGGCGCTGGTCGGCTGGAGCGAGATTGCCGGTGCGCTGACCCTGCCGGGCCTGTGCCTCTATGCCGGCTGCATCTTCTGGGTGCTGGGCTATGACACCATCTATGCGCTGCAGGACCGGGAGGATGACGCGCTGATCGGCATTGGCTCCAGCGCCTTGTCGATGGGCCGTCATGTCCGGGGCGGGGTGACGCTCTGCTATCTCGTCGCGCTTGCGCTGTGGGCCAGCGCCATCTGGCAGGTCCGGCCGCAGCTGCTGGCGCTGGTCGCGCTGGCGCCGATGGCCGCCCATCTGTTATGGCAGGTCGGCACGCTGAAGGAAGACGGCACCGATCCGCTCGTCAAATTCCGATCCAACCGTTTTGCAGGATTGCTGATGTTCCTTGCCTGTCTGGTCGTCGGAAGTGCCGGCGCATGA
- a CDS encoding phospholipase D-like domain-containing protein, whose protein sequence is MSMTGLPTPGEDCWRIEQAVRASVIVDADAYFRHARAAMLKAKKRIMLIGWDFDAAISLIREDQSDDGAPVVIGDFISWLVERTPDLEIYLLRWDMGAMKSMVRPTNLFTTLKWMAHPRVTVKLDGHHPPAASHHQKIVVIDDCFAFCGGIDMTGDRWDTRHHRDEDPARRHPDGSPYGPWHDATTALQGPVAMALGDHARARWVGAGGDELAPVEGEYDCWPDALPVHFEHVDVAIARSAPKMDDQEELIEIEQLYLHQIAAARHCIYAESQYFASRRIAEAIAKRLGDPDGPDIVIINPLQADGWLEQQAMDTARARLFEALKERDPHGKLRIYHPFTTRGAPIYVHAKILIVDDRLIRVGSSNMNNRSMRLDTECDVVIDTALPGNDGRQETILAIRDDLIAEHLDLPRERVSAVIAQRGLIAAIEELRTKPGRTLRPYEVPDLADVQAWLADNEVLDPEGPDEMFEAVSERGLFRRMKGWFGRS, encoded by the coding sequence ATGAGCATGACCGGCCTTCCCACCCCCGGCGAGGATTGCTGGCGCATCGAACAGGCGGTGCGTGCCAGCGTGATCGTCGATGCCGATGCCTATTTCCGCCATGCCCGCGCCGCGATGCTGAAGGCGAAGAAGCGGATCATGCTGATCGGCTGGGATTTCGACGCCGCGATCAGCCTGATCCGCGAAGACCAGTCCGATGATGGCGCGCCGGTGGTGATCGGCGACTTCATCAGCTGGCTGGTGGAACGCACGCCGGACCTGGAAATCTATCTGCTGCGCTGGGACATGGGCGCGATGAAGTCGATGGTCCGGCCGACCAACCTCTTCACCACGCTCAAATGGATGGCCCATCCGCGCGTCACGGTGAAGCTGGACGGCCATCATCCGCCCGCCGCCTCCCATCATCAGAAGATCGTCGTGATCGATGATTGTTTCGCCTTTTGCGGCGGCATCGACATGACCGGCGACCGCTGGGACACCCGCCATCATCGCGACGAGGATCCGGCCCGCCGCCATCCCGACGGCTCACCCTATGGCCCCTGGCATGATGCGACGACCGCCTTGCAGGGGCCGGTGGCGATGGCGCTGGGCGACCATGCCCGCGCCCGCTGGGTCGGTGCCGGCGGCGATGAACTGGCCCCGGTCGAGGGCGAATATGATTGCTGGCCCGACGCGCTGCCGGTCCATTTCGAGCATGTCGATGTCGCCATCGCCCGCTCCGCGCCGAAGATGGACGATCAGGAAGAGCTGATCGAGATCGAGCAGCTCTATCTCCACCAGATCGCGGCCGCCCGGCACTGCATCTATGCCGAAAGCCAATATTTCGCCTCGCGCCGCATTGCCGAGGCGATCGCCAAGCGGCTCGGCGATCCGGACGGGCCGGACATCGTCATCATCAACCCGCTCCAGGCCGATGGCTGGCTGGAACAGCAGGCGATGGACACCGCCCGCGCCCGCCTGTTCGAGGCGCTCAAGGAGCGCGACCCGCATGGCAAGCTGCGCATCTACCACCCCTTCACCACGCGCGGCGCCCCCATCTATGTCCATGCCAAGATATTGATCGTCGATGACCGGCTGATCCGTGTCGGCTCGTCCAACATGAACAACCGCTCGATGCGGCTCGACACCGAATGCGACGTGGTGATCGACACCGCGCTGCCCGGCAATGACGGCCGGCAGGAAACCATTCTCGCCATTCGCGACGACCTGATCGCCGAACATCTCGATTTGCCGCGCGAGCGTGTGTCGGCGGTGATCGCCCAGCGTGGCCTGATCGCCGCGATCGAGGAATTGCGCACCAAGCCCGGCCGCACCCTGCGCCCCTATGAGGTGCCGGACCTCGCCGATGTCCAGGCCTGGCTCGCCGATAATGAGGTGCTCGATCCCGAAGGGCCGGACGAGATGTTCGAAGCGGTCAGCGAGCGCGGCCTGTTCCGCCGGATGAAGGGCTGGTTCGGCCGCAGCTAA
- a CDS encoding pyridoxal phosphate-dependent aminotransferase, whose translation MDLPPFALDHWLSAYDFATPPIAYNLASSTGPRWSVAEICALGDAPLAIDDVVLSYAPPEGSAALRAAIAAFHDSEADRVVVTTGSSEALSIFFCLAARPGAHMLLPDPGYPAYAAVAQAWGLGTRHYALTRETGFAQDVDAILALVDGDTAGVVVNTPHNPSGSVMPRAEIARLAAALAERGVPLLVDEVYHPLYFGAPQQSAAGIPNAYVTSDMSKALSLPGLRMGWIIAPDDAQRARIIDARSYFTISSSPLLERLATHALEHSAAITDRLKAVATVNIAVLDRLIAEANGKLQWVRPQGGTTAFPWLGDGRDSRPLCEALAAQGVLLAPGDCFGQPAHMRLGFAQQAEGFAIAAERIATALTLF comes from the coding sequence ATGGACCTGCCGCCCTTTGCCCTCGACCATTGGCTGTCGGCCTATGATTTCGCGACGCCGCCGATCGCCTATAATCTGGCGTCGAGCACCGGGCCGCGCTGGAGCGTGGCGGAGATTTGCGCGCTGGGCGACGCACCGCTGGCGATCGACGATGTTGTGCTGAGCTATGCGCCGCCCGAGGGAAGCGCGGCCTTGCGCGCGGCGATCGCCGCCTTTCATGACAGCGAAGCTGACAGGGTGGTGGTGACCACCGGATCGTCGGAGGCGCTGTCGATCTTCTTCTGCCTCGCGGCGCGACCGGGCGCGCATATGTTGCTGCCCGATCCGGGCTATCCGGCCTATGCGGCGGTGGCGCAGGCCTGGGGGCTGGGAACGCGGCACTATGCGCTGACCCGCGAGACCGGCTTTGCGCAGGATGTGGATGCGATCCTGGCGCTGGTCGATGGCGACACCGCCGGGGTCGTGGTCAACACGCCGCACAATCCCAGCGGATCGGTGATGCCGCGCGCGGAGATCGCACGGCTGGCGGCGGCGCTGGCCGAGCGCGGCGTGCCGCTGCTGGTCGACGAGGTTTATCATCCGCTCTATTTCGGCGCGCCGCAGCAATCGGCCGCCGGCATCCCCAACGCCTATGTCACCAGCGACATGTCCAAGGCGCTGTCGCTGCCGGGGTTGCGGATGGGCTGGATCATCGCGCCCGACGACGCGCAGCGCGCCCGGATCATCGATGCGCGCAGCTATTTCACGATCAGCAGTTCGCCGCTGCTGGAACGGCTGGCGACCCATGCGCTGGAGCATAGCGCAGCCATCACCGATCGGCTGAAGGCCGTTGCCACTGTCAACATCGCTGTCCTCGACCGGCTGATCGCGGAAGCGAATGGCAAGCTGCAATGGGTGCGGCCGCAGGGTGGCACCACCGCCTTCCCCTGGCTGGGGGACGGGCGCGACAGCCGGCCGCTGTGCGAGGCGCTGGCGGCGCAGGGCGTGCTGCTGGCGCCGGGCGACTGCTTCGGCCAACCGGCGCATATGCGGCTGGGCTTCGCGCAGCAGGCCGAAGGGTTCGCGATCGCGGCGGAGCGGATCGCGACTGCCCTCACCCTATTTTAG